Proteins from one Cellulosilyticum lentocellum DSM 5427 genomic window:
- the polA gene encoding DNA polymerase I, translating to MKQKLLLFDGHSIANRAFYGVPLLTNKSGQYTNAIYGFLNMMLSIMEKEKPDYLGITFDLSVPTFRHEFSADYKGNRKGMPEELRVQIPLLKKVLKAMHIHIIEKEGFEADDVLGTLAKAGEKAGMQVTVVSGDRDLFQITSDMIEIKIPRTKKTGTEIESFFAKDVVETYGVSPIAFVDVKGLMGDASDNIKGVPGIGEKTAIKLIKEYGSIENLLDQVDQITQKKLKENLMTYAQDARDSKMLATIICDVPLVYKWSDFEFDLALDSEATALFRDLELKSLLTKLPKMENEAIAEAEEVKVEQWKTTDFEKFLQESKDQMVGIAYFVEDNTLGLGVAIGERVGYSEWDLTDTEAKAVLIEFLESATYQKIVHDSKNFKHELLKVGLGLNGVCFDTFIAAYLLHPTNKSYDLAELEELFINKQSLMNLENLLGKGKSQKTWLQLEDEERINNLGKRSQLALSVTEAMKEALQEQNMTRLFYDIEMPLIDVLFDMEVEGIKVDPEGLRSYGEELQGLLDTLTTSIYEAAGESFNINSPKQLGVILFEKLGIPCAKKTKTGYSTAAEVLEALKNDYPIVAQILEYRQYAKLKSTYVDGLLNVLTEQNKIHSTFNQTITATGRLSSTEPNLQNIPVKFEMGKKIRQLFVPSSENHIFLDGDYSQIELRVLAHMSGDPTLIKAFKENIDIHALTASQVFHVPFEDVTSMQRSNAKAVNFGIVYGISAFALSEDLKISQKEAQKYIDGYFEKYPCIKAYLDEIIDFAMQNGYVETLYHRKREIPEILASNYNMREFGKRVAMNTPIQGTSADIIKIAMIRVHQKLKEHSLKSKLILTVHDELLIDAHKDEVEIVKKLLKEEMEHAADLSVPLVVDVHQGANWLAVK from the coding sequence ATGAAACAAAAATTATTATTATTTGATGGGCATAGTATTGCCAACCGTGCCTTTTATGGGGTGCCTTTATTAACGAATAAAAGCGGTCAATATACCAATGCGATATATGGTTTTTTAAATATGATGTTAAGTATTATGGAAAAAGAAAAACCTGATTACTTAGGTATTACCTTTGATTTAAGTGTACCAACCTTTAGACATGAATTTTCAGCAGATTATAAAGGGAATCGAAAAGGTATGCCAGAAGAGCTTAGGGTACAGATTCCGTTGCTTAAAAAGGTACTCAAAGCAATGCATATTCACATTATTGAAAAAGAAGGTTTTGAAGCAGATGATGTTTTAGGGACCTTGGCTAAAGCTGGAGAAAAAGCAGGGATGCAAGTAACTGTTGTGTCTGGAGATCGAGATTTATTCCAAATTACATCGGATATGATTGAGATTAAGATACCTCGTACAAAAAAGACAGGAACAGAAATCGAAAGCTTTTTTGCCAAAGACGTTGTAGAAACCTATGGTGTATCACCAATAGCTTTTGTGGATGTTAAAGGGCTTATGGGAGATGCTTCTGATAATATTAAAGGAGTACCAGGTATTGGTGAAAAAACAGCTATTAAACTTATTAAGGAATACGGTAGTATTGAGAATCTTCTAGATCAGGTGGATCAAATTACACAAAAGAAACTTAAGGAAAATTTAATGACTTATGCGCAGGATGCTAGGGACAGTAAAATGTTGGCTACTATTATTTGTGATGTTCCCTTAGTTTATAAATGGAGCGATTTTGAGTTTGATTTAGCTCTAGATAGTGAAGCAACAGCACTATTTAGAGATTTAGAGCTTAAGTCCCTTTTAACAAAACTACCCAAGATGGAAAATGAAGCTATAGCAGAAGCAGAAGAAGTTAAAGTAGAGCAGTGGAAGACAACAGATTTTGAAAAGTTTTTACAGGAAAGCAAGGACCAAATGGTCGGGATAGCTTATTTTGTAGAAGATAATACATTAGGTTTGGGTGTTGCTATAGGAGAGCGAGTAGGGTATAGTGAGTGGGACTTAACAGATACAGAAGCTAAAGCTGTTTTGATAGAGTTTCTAGAAAGTGCGACTTATCAAAAAATCGTTCATGATAGTAAAAATTTCAAACATGAACTTTTAAAAGTAGGATTGGGATTAAATGGTGTTTGCTTTGATACTTTCATTGCAGCGTATTTATTACATCCAACTAATAAAAGCTATGATCTAGCAGAACTAGAAGAACTTTTCATTAATAAACAAAGCTTAATGAATTTAGAAAACCTATTAGGGAAAGGAAAGAGCCAAAAAACATGGTTACAGCTAGAAGATGAGGAACGTATAAATAATTTAGGAAAGAGGTCGCAGTTAGCTTTAAGTGTAACAGAAGCTATGAAAGAAGCACTTCAAGAACAAAACATGACTAGATTATTTTATGATATAGAAATGCCACTTATTGATGTTCTTTTTGATATGGAGGTTGAGGGAATTAAAGTAGATCCAGAAGGGCTCAGAAGTTATGGAGAAGAATTACAGGGGTTATTAGATACTTTGACAACTTCTATCTATGAAGCAGCTGGTGAAAGTTTTAATATTAATTCACCTAAACAATTAGGCGTTATTTTATTTGAAAAACTAGGTATTCCATGTGCTAAAAAAACGAAAACAGGCTATTCTACAGCAGCAGAGGTGTTAGAAGCTTTAAAAAATGACTATCCTATTGTGGCACAGATTCTAGAATACCGTCAGTATGCTAAATTAAAATCCACGTATGTAGATGGGCTGTTAAATGTACTAACTGAACAAAATAAGATTCATTCTACCTTTAATCAGACTATTACAGCTACAGGACGCTTAAGTAGCACAGAACCTAATTTACAAAATATCCCTGTTAAATTTGAAATGGGTAAGAAAATTCGTCAGCTATTTGTACCTAGCTCAGAAAACCATATTTTTTTAGATGGAGATTATTCTCAAATCGAACTAAGAGTGCTTGCCCATATGTCGGGAGATCCAACGCTTATCAAAGCTTTTAAAGAAAATATTGATATTCATGCACTAACAGCTTCGCAAGTTTTTCATGTGCCTTTTGAAGACGTGACAAGTATGCAGCGTAGTAATGCAAAAGCTGTTAATTTTGGTATTGTATATGGTATTAGTGCCTTTGCATTGTCAGAGGATCTTAAAATTAGCCAAAAAGAAGCTCAAAAATATATCGATGGCTATTTTGAAAAATATCCTTGTATTAAAGCCTACTTAGATGAGATTATTGATTTCGCTATGCAAAATGGTTATGTAGAAACCTTATATCATCGAAAAAGAGAGATTCCAGAGATATTAGCAAGCAATTATAATATGAGGGAGTTTGGGAAGCGTGTTGCTATGAACACACCTATTCAAGGAACCTCGGCTGATATTATTAAGATTGCTATGATTCGTGTACATCAAAAACTTAAAGAACACAGTCTTAAGTCAAAACTTATTTTAACAGTTCATGATGAACTTTTAATTGATGCCCATAAAGATGAAGTTGAAATTGTTAAAAAACTTTTAAAAGAAGAGATGGAACATGCAGCTGATTTAAGCGTGCCACTTGTAGTAGATGTACATCAGGGGGCCAATTGGTTAGCAGTAAAATAG
- the coaE gene encoding dephospho-CoA kinase (Dephospho-CoA kinase (CoaE) performs the final step in coenzyme A biosynthesis.), translating into MKVIGIVGGIGAGKSTVVALMNEIKPIHSISADLIGHEILRKGQKGYGPVIKAFGESILDESGEIVRERLGKMVFGNPERLEKLNAITHPLITEIIKERIVSYQQIAPSQHIVLEAALLIESGLIQLTDVVIAVYAEVSERTKRVMMRDGIDETQMIRRLKAQKEWEEIERVADYIIDNSISLEATKMQIQQILIALEEEEIG; encoded by the coding sequence ATGAAAGTGATTGGAATAGTAGGGGGAATAGGTGCGGGAAAATCAACAGTGGTAGCACTGATGAATGAAATAAAACCTATTCATAGTATATCAGCAGATTTAATTGGTCATGAAATTTTACGAAAAGGCCAAAAGGGGTATGGGCCAGTAATAAAAGCTTTTGGTGAGTCTATTTTAGATGAAAGTGGAGAAATTGTAAGAGAGCGTTTAGGTAAAATGGTATTTGGAAATCCAGAGCGTTTAGAAAAGCTTAATGCCATTACACATCCACTTATTACAGAGATTATTAAGGAGCGTATAGTGAGTTATCAGCAAATAGCACCTAGTCAACATATTGTTTTAGAAGCTGCTCTTTTAATCGAAAGCGGTTTGATTCAATTGACGGATGTAGTGATTGCTGTTTATGCAGAAGTATCGGAGAGAACCAAACGTGTTATGATGCGGGATGGCATTGATGAAACACAAATGATTCGCAGGCTTAAAGCACAAAAAGAGTGGGAAGAAATAGAAAGGGTAGCTGATTATATCATCGATAACAGTATTTCTTTAGAAGCTACTAAAATGCAAATTCAGCAAATTTTAATTGCACTTGAGGAGGAGGAAATAGGATGA
- a CDS encoding peptide ABC transporter substrate-binding protein, which produces MKKWHKIIGVMTLLAFSLVGCGRGELAEGKQEPNEVEVEQTTAPKTPDNRMVIAMDTPVTLHPLYNTQETVEQALYLIFSPLINIEENGTISSNLAESWVVNESNTAITITLKKDIKWHDGMSLTTDDVLYTLNQIKAIPDSPYKDTVANLQEMVKLDDTTFKLVYKGSYSGVLQTLFFPVIPEHIYNVSGEDTLNITPVGSGPYMYESTTPAKSIMLKANPGYFKGKPQIEEVQINFIPDQQSMLYAFKQGLIDVIYTKETEWGKYINDEASTAYEMISPVYEFMGVNHNKVLFQNAAIREALLYGINRQEMVHLFYLDHAVVTDTPISPISYLYDRTLEIKSYDKEKAKLLLTQEGYEKDGNTGFLSKNGAPLSFTLLVNEENRDRMKVAKQIQTIYKEIGIDLKVEAVNETTYLERIQTKQFDAFLGGYQLGYATDLSFALHSSSILNGENYTSYKDPQMDELLQQAFLATPEAAIDAYQKLQQYFVKQTPYISLYFKKSVLITHNEIQGDIKPTPLNIFANVEKWTRK; this is translated from the coding sequence ATGAAAAAGTGGCATAAAATAATAGGTGTTATGACTTTATTAGCGTTTTCGTTAGTTGGTTGTGGACGAGGAGAACTAGCGGAAGGCAAACAGGAGCCTAATGAAGTAGAAGTAGAGCAAACAACAGCGCCTAAAACACCTGATAACCGCATGGTGATTGCTATGGATACACCAGTTACCTTACATCCTCTTTATAATACACAAGAAACAGTAGAACAAGCCTTATACCTTATATTTAGTCCACTTATTAATATTGAAGAAAACGGAACAATTAGCAGTAATTTAGCGGAATCCTGGGTGGTTAATGAAAGTAATACAGCTATAACCATTACCCTAAAGAAAGATATAAAGTGGCATGATGGTATGTCTCTTACAACGGATGACGTACTATATACATTGAATCAAATAAAAGCTATTCCTGATAGTCCTTATAAAGATACAGTAGCTAACTTGCAAGAAATGGTGAAATTGGATGATACGACTTTCAAACTCGTCTATAAAGGGAGTTATAGTGGCGTGTTACAAACCTTATTTTTCCCTGTTATACCTGAACATATTTATAACGTATCAGGTGAAGATACATTAAATATTACACCAGTAGGTTCCGGTCCTTATATGTATGAAAGTACCACGCCAGCTAAGTCTATTATGCTCAAAGCAAATCCAGGTTATTTTAAAGGAAAACCACAAATTGAGGAAGTACAAATCAACTTTATTCCAGATCAACAAAGTATGTTATATGCTTTTAAGCAGGGGTTAATTGATGTAATCTATACTAAGGAAACGGAATGGGGTAAATATATTAATGATGAAGCTTCCACGGCATATGAGATGATATCTCCTGTTTATGAGTTCATGGGAGTTAATCACAACAAAGTGTTATTTCAAAATGCAGCTATTAGGGAAGCATTACTTTATGGCATTAACAGACAGGAAATGGTTCATCTTTTTTATCTTGACCATGCGGTTGTAACAGATACACCTATTAGTCCTATTTCCTATTTATATGATAGAACATTGGAAATAAAAAGTTATGATAAAGAAAAAGCTAAGCTTTTACTTACTCAAGAAGGCTATGAGAAAGATGGAAATACTGGATTTTTGAGTAAAAATGGTGCGCCACTTAGTTTTACCTTACTTGTTAATGAAGAAAATCGAGATCGCATGAAAGTTGCTAAACAAATACAAACTATTTATAAAGAAATAGGTATCGATCTTAAGGTAGAAGCCGTAAATGAAACCACTTATTTAGAACGTATTCAGACAAAGCAATTTGATGCTTTTTTAGGAGGTTATCAGTTAGGTTATGCAACAGATTTAAGTTTTGCTCTTCATTCATCTAGTATTTTAAATGGGGAAAACTATACAAGTTATAAAGATCCACAAATGGATGAGCTATTGCAACAGGCTTTTTTAGCAACACCTGAAGCAGCAATAGATGCTTATCAAAAATTACAACAATATTTTGTAAAACAGACACCTTATATTAGTTTGTATTTTAAAAAATCTGTTTTAATTACCCATAATGAAATTCAAGGTGACATTAAACCTACACCATTAAATATTTTTGCTAATGTAGAAAAATGGACTAGAAAATAA
- a CDS encoding DUF4931 domain-containing protein, translating into MVGKQNEACPFCKENEKELEVIYDEVWEGEKLLVRILANKYPVIPIQGDYAGLHDVIIDTANHWEHPKDFSPEHWQVLLLMMQKRWQQLSKNEKIVFIQIFKNHGSLAGASIYHSHWQLVAMTKIPYGMISQYEKYQKQKESPCFLCERNHLKEAILIKETSLWRLIIPPNPEFNYEIWLVPKSHRQHFGELVQKEVVELGNLLKQLLMVYDILLPEGAFNICMMSGDLRGEWQYHFHIKLMMRIGHIAGFEIATHCHILMIDREQYALRIKQLLQG; encoded by the coding sequence ATGGTGGGAAAGCAGAATGAAGCTTGTCCATTTTGCAAGGAAAATGAAAAGGAGTTAGAAGTGATTTATGATGAAGTATGGGAAGGAGAAAAGCTTCTTGTACGCATTTTAGCAAATAAATATCCTGTTATACCCATTCAAGGTGATTATGCAGGCTTACATGATGTCATTATTGATACAGCTAATCATTGGGAGCATCCTAAAGATTTTTCTCCAGAGCATTGGCAGGTATTACTTTTAATGATGCAAAAAAGATGGCAACAACTAAGCAAGAATGAAAAAATAGTTTTTATACAAATTTTTAAAAATCATGGCTCTCTAGCAGGAGCCAGTATTTATCATTCCCACTGGCAATTAGTAGCTATGACTAAGATTCCTTATGGCATGATTTCACAGTATGAAAAATATCAAAAACAAAAAGAAAGCCCATGCTTTTTATGTGAAAGAAATCATTTAAAAGAGGCAATTCTTATAAAAGAAACTTCATTGTGGAGGCTTATTATACCACCAAACCCTGAGTTTAATTACGAAATTTGGTTAGTACCTAAAAGTCATAGACAACACTTTGGAGAGTTAGTACAAAAGGAAGTAGTAGAATTAGGAAACTTACTCAAACAATTACTAATGGTTTACGATATCCTTTTGCCAGAGGGTGCTTTTAATATTTGTATGATGAGTGGTGATTTAAGAGGGGAGTGGCAATACCACTTTCATATTAAATTAATGATGAGAATAGGTCATATTGCAGGTTTTGAAATTGCTACCCATTGCCATATTTTAATGATAGATAGGGAACAATATGCTTTAAGAATAAAACAACTATTACAGGGATAG